The window ATCATCCTGGCCAAGAAAACCGGTTTTCCCATCGTGCCGGTGAGCTACAGCGCCCGCCGGCGCAAGGTGTTCAACAGCTGGGACCGCTTCGTCCTGCCGGCGCCGCTGACCCGCTGCAAGGTGGTTTTCGGCGAGCCGCTGAGCGTGCCGCCGAAGATCGCCAAAGGTGAGGAGGCGCGCTTTGCCGGCCTGCTGCAGGAGCGGCTCTGCCGCATCACGGCGCGGGCCGATGGCGCCTTCGGCCATGACAGCCAGTAACGCATCATGAGACGGCCCTTTAAACCCCGCTTCAGCGAGCGCCACCGGCGGCTTCTGGCCATGGTTCGCGGCAACTGGGTCAGGCTCTTGCTCGCCATGCTCTGCATGCTGCTCATGGCCGGGGCCAGCTCCGCGATTCCCTTTATGATCAAACCGGTGGTGGACGACATCTTCATCAGCCGGGACGTCACCATGCTCAAATTGGTGCCCCTGGCGGTGGTTCTGATCTACCTCGTTCTGGGCGCGGCCATGTACGGTCAGGAATATTTTCTAGGCTGGGTGGGGCACGACGTCATTCGTCAGCTGCGCAACAGCCTCTACGACAAGATCCAGGACCTGCCGATCTCCTTTTTTCAGGCCGAAAAAACCGGCAGCCTGATGTCGCGCATCACCAACGACGTGAGCGTCATCAAGGACATGGTCTCCAGCGCCATTACCGGCGCCATCCGGGACCTGTTCACCATCGTCGGCCTGACCGGGGTCATCTTCTACCGCGACTGGAAAAGCGCCCTCGCGGCCCTGGTGGTACTGCCGCTGGCCTTTTACCCCATCGTGCGGCTGGGGCGCCGGGTGCGGCGGGTGACCACCGGCACCCAGGAGATCCGCGCCGAGCTCAATGCCTTTTTGCACGAGACCTTTGCCGGCAACAAGATCGTCAAGGCCTTCGGCATGGAGCCTTACGAAAAGCAGCGCTTCTTCCACAAGACCCGCAGGCTCTTCCGGCTGGAGATGAAGACCGTCAAGGCCAAGGCCCTCTCCTCGCCGGTGATGGAGTTCTTGGGCGGCCTGGGGGTGGCCTTCGTGATCTGGTACGGCGGCTCCAAGGTGATCGCCGGGACCTCCACCCCCGGCACCTTCTTCTCCTTCATGGGGGCGGTCCTGATGCTTTACGGCCCGGTCAAGAAGCTGAGCAAACTCAACAACACCGTCCAGCAGGGACTTGCCGGGGTGGACCGCGTCTTCGACATTCTGGAGCAGGCCTCGGATATCCGCGACCCCGTCAACCCGCTGGTGATCCCGCCTGGGCCGCATCGGATCACCTTCCAGGACGTCTGGTTTCGCTACGACACAAAGCCCATTCTGCGGGGGATCACCCTGGATGTGGGCCCCGGCGAGATC is drawn from Desulfobacteraceae bacterium and contains these coding sequences:
- a CDS encoding ABC transporter ATP-binding protein, with the translated sequence MRRPFKPRFSERHRRLLAMVRGNWVRLLLAMLCMLLMAGASSAIPFMIKPVVDDIFISRDVTMLKLVPLAVVLIYLVLGAAMYGQEYFLGWVGHDVIRQLRNSLYDKIQDLPISFFQAEKTGSLMSRITNDVSVIKDMVSSAITGAIRDLFTIVGLTGVIFYRDWKSALAALVVLPLAFYPIVRLGRRVRRVTTGTQEIRAELNAFLHETFAGNKIVKAFGMEPYEKQRFFHKTRRLFRLEMKTVKAKALSSPVMEFLGGLGVAFVIWYGGSKVIAGTSTPGTFFSFMGAVLMLYGPVKKLSKLNNTVQQGLAGVDRVFDILEQASDIRDPVNPLVIPPGPHRITFQDVWFRYDTKPILRGITLDVGPGEI